Proteins from a single region of Mus pahari chromosome 2, PAHARI_EIJ_v1.1, whole genome shotgun sequence:
- the Emx1 gene encoding homeobox protein EMX1 isoform X2 encodes MCQAWCTPRTAAAPGHRAFPRAPLPHSASAAATMFQPAAKRGFTIESLVAKDGGTGGSPGSGGAGSHPLAVAASEEPLRPTALNYPHPSAAETAFVSGFPAAAAAGAGRSLYGGPELVFPEAMNHPALTVHPAHQLGSSSLQPPHSFFSAQHRDPLHFYPWVLRNRFFGHRFQEPRLDAEKDPSVTALANSEVQWVLINPFQLRSATAPQPADRIRRLFQIPPGLGAKNPAVPGPPAPCFLENRVSAMLTSVPF; translated from the exons ATGTGCCAGGCTTGGTGCACACCCCGCACGGCGGCAGCGCCGGGGCACCGAGCGTTCCCCAGAGCCCCGCTACCTCACTCCGCTTCGGCGGCCGCGACAATGTTCCAGCCCGCGGCTAAGCGGGGTTTCACCATAGAGTCCTTGGTAGCCAAGGATGGTGGCACCGGCGGGAGTCCTGGCAGCGGGGGCGCGGGCTCCCATCCGCTGGCTGTAGCCGCCTCAGAGGAACCGCTCAGGCCCACGGCGCTCAACTACCCTCACCCCAGTGCGGCCGAGACGGCCTTCGTGAGTGGCTTCCCTGCCGCTGCAGCTGCGGGCGCCGGTCGCTCGCTCTATGGAGGGCCGGAGCTGGTGTTCCCAGAGGCCATGAACCACCCGGCTCTGACGGTGCACCCGGCACACCAGCTGGGCTCCTCCTCGCTGCAACCCCCTCACTCTTTCTTCAGCGCCCAGCATCGGGACCCTCTCCACTTCTACCCCTGGGTGCTTCGGAATCGCTTCTTTGGCCACCGCTTCCAGG AACCGCGTCTCGACGCGGAGAAGGATCCGAGTGTGACCGCGCTTGCGAACTCGGAAGTCCAATGGGTGCTGATCAACCCCTTCCAACTCCGAAGTGCCACGGCCCCGCAGCCTGCAGATCGGATTCGCCGCCTCTTCCAGATCCCACCGGGTCTCGGGGCTAAGAACCCAGCAGTCCCAGGCCCTCCGGCGCCGTGTTTTCTGGAGAACCGGGTCTCCGCGATGCTCACTTCAGTCCCGTTTTGA